From the Bremerella alba genome, one window contains:
- a CDS encoding DUF1501 domain-containing protein, translated as MNQSLNSLVGRRQFLSAGATTIAGLASLPAWAAPEASPQVQGKAEHVISIWLGGGMGQIDTFDTKRKGNPDKQTPGSYYNAIPTAVKDVTVCEHLPKVASIMDRITAVRTVHHSVIDEHAAATNWMHVGRPVSGTVVYPSLGSIVSHERGALSDSAPPYVVIGYPNNSRGPGFLGAEHSYLYLTETGRGPTGLARHLTISRERQTEREQLLKQARRVQPEVREKVLEDYAAAADLSLRLSGPSFMRSFQLESEASALRQSYGGEFGQRCLLARRLVERGVRFIEVSHNLNFLNGAGWDVHNRGILDQHKLIHELDDALSTLILDLEERKLLDKTLVVVSTEFGRPPQFDGGGGRGHQGSAFTCVLAGGGLKHQGAFGETDELSQTIVSDPVSVPDLFATIHAAMGIDYAKSLYDGDRPVPITDRGQPITKLFG; from the coding sequence ATGAACCAGTCACTTAATTCCCTTGTGGGGCGTCGTCAATTTTTATCGGCTGGGGCGACAACCATTGCCGGTTTAGCCTCTCTTCCTGCCTGGGCAGCACCTGAAGCGTCTCCCCAAGTTCAAGGTAAAGCGGAACATGTGATTTCGATTTGGCTTGGCGGTGGGATGGGCCAGATCGACACCTTCGACACCAAGAGAAAAGGGAATCCTGATAAGCAGACACCAGGCTCTTACTACAATGCGATTCCAACCGCCGTGAAAGATGTCACCGTATGTGAACATCTTCCCAAAGTGGCTTCGATCATGGATCGCATTACCGCAGTGCGGACGGTTCACCATTCCGTCATCGACGAACATGCGGCCGCGACGAACTGGATGCATGTAGGACGTCCGGTAAGTGGTACCGTCGTTTATCCGTCGTTGGGGTCAATCGTCTCCCACGAGCGAGGAGCCCTGTCTGATTCGGCACCACCTTACGTCGTGATAGGCTACCCCAATAATTCACGAGGCCCGGGCTTTCTAGGAGCAGAGCATAGTTACTTGTATCTCACGGAGACTGGGCGTGGGCCGACGGGCTTGGCACGGCACTTGACAATTTCCCGCGAACGTCAGACCGAAAGAGAACAATTACTTAAGCAAGCCCGCCGCGTTCAGCCTGAAGTGCGGGAAAAGGTCTTGGAAGACTACGCCGCCGCAGCGGATCTCAGCCTACGCCTTAGCGGTCCCAGTTTCATGCGAAGCTTTCAACTCGAAAGTGAAGCTTCGGCGTTGCGTCAAAGCTATGGCGGCGAGTTCGGACAGCGATGCCTTCTGGCTCGTCGACTCGTCGAAAGAGGAGTTCGCTTCATTGAGGTCTCGCACAATCTAAACTTTCTCAATGGCGCCGGATGGGATGTGCATAACCGAGGCATACTCGATCAGCACAAGTTGATTCACGAATTGGACGATGCACTTTCCACGCTTATTCTAGACCTTGAAGAGCGTAAGCTCTTGGATAAGACACTTGTCGTGGTGAGTACTGAGTTCGGAAGACCACCTCAATTCGATGGTGGAGGAGGCCGGGGACATCAGGGCTCGGCGTTTACTTGTGTCCTTGCCGGCGGGGGTCTGAAGCACCAAGGTGCATTTGGTGAAACGGACGAACTCTCCCAAACGATTGTCTCGGATCCTGTTTCCGTCCCTGACTTGTTCGCGACTATCCATGCCGCTATGGGAATAGATTACGCAAAATCTCTCTACGATGGCGATCGGCCTGTCCCCATTACCGACCGAGGTCAGCCCATCACCAAGCTATTTGGTTGA
- a CDS encoding DUF1559 domain-containing protein translates to MPSIQLLKRSGFTLVELLVVIAIIGILIALLLPAVQQAREAARRMQCTNNQKQLGIAMHNYHDTFGTFSPGIVGRANFDPPSSGPQFEKCPPTWMQMVLPFIEQGNLYEGMKEHFGNGEMAATAPGRFTIIDALMCPSDPGSPKLVDSGASSPWYERWGFNGNYVTCSGSDYFTPSTDPHMQDRNGIFYAKSRTQFRDIVDGSTNTAFLSEILLVPYSNSSGSTIDLRGGYYFGRRGPVCFSTREGPNTFTGDRLSTCISKPKMPCNGQGTDNMIMYARSQHPGGAVLTLADASVRFIPETVNQATFQAYGTRANGEVIDEP, encoded by the coding sequence ATGCCGTCTATTCAACTCTTGAAGCGATCGGGGTTTACGCTAGTCGAGCTATTGGTCGTTATCGCTATCATTGGGATTTTAATCGCCTTACTATTGCCAGCCGTTCAACAGGCCCGAGAAGCCGCCAGGCGAATGCAATGCACGAACAATCAGAAACAGTTGGGCATTGCGATGCACAACTACCACGATACGTTCGGCACTTTTTCCCCCGGCATCGTTGGCCGTGCTAACTTCGATCCGCCTAGCAGTGGCCCGCAGTTCGAAAAATGCCCTCCCACATGGATGCAAATGGTTCTTCCGTTTATCGAACAGGGGAACCTATACGAAGGAATGAAGGAGCATTTTGGCAATGGAGAAATGGCCGCAACTGCTCCGGGACGTTTCACGATAATCGACGCACTGATGTGCCCTAGTGACCCTGGTTCTCCTAAGTTGGTCGATTCAGGGGCGTCGTCTCCGTGGTACGAAAGGTGGGGCTTTAATGGAAACTATGTCACCTGCAGCGGGTCCGACTATTTCACACCATCGACCGATCCCCATATGCAGGATCGCAATGGAATCTTTTATGCCAAGTCACGGACTCAGTTTCGAGATATTGTTGATGGCAGCACGAATACAGCTTTCCTAAGTGAAATCTTGCTAGTTCCCTACTCAAACTCATCTGGTTCCACGATTGATCTTCGTGGAGGTTACTACTTTGGTCGCCGAGGTCCCGTTTGCTTCAGTACACGCGAGGGCCCCAACACGTTTACGGGCGACCGGCTAAGTACTTGCATCAGCAAACCTAAGATGCCTTGCAACGGGCAAGGCACAGACAACATGATCATGTATGCTCGCAGTCAACATCCTGGAGGAGCCGTTCTCACTCTGGCAGATGCATCCGTTCGATTTATCCCCGAAACTGTAAATCAGGCGACTTTTCAGGCCTACGGTACCCGCGCGAACGGCGAAGTCATTGATGAACCGTAG
- a CDS encoding FAD-dependent oxidoreductase produces MVESKQTYDVVVIGGTPGGIAAAIAAARHGRSIALVERNAHLGGMSTSGLGKSDIEHREVIGGLFLEFIGRIRDHYVDQLGEDSEAYTLCREGYYFEPYLAEQVFLEILSELPSITILTQHQLQSATAENQRVQSVQLLARETGEEFVISASAFVDATYEGDLLAAAGADYRLGREGRSEFGEPHAGAIYFDYQNGKILPRSTGEADDSLPAYTYRLCLSSDSSNGVPLKEPPAGYDRNVYLGYLTDLEEGRLSAPKVFKDGWGYYPEHFDTLVRALSVTDLPNGKVDANINPRPLAFPFGEENAKYIQADWPQRDEIALRHRHLTLGLLWFLQNDEAVPARQREMARKYQLPADEFTDNGHFPWQLYVREGRRLIGEVTLTERDVTVTEESPVTPEYKDTIAVGEFPIDSFPVRKKQPGDDVVLEGYLGMLAHITRPYQIPYRVTIPREVEGLIVPVAVSATHVAFSSIRMEPTWMALGHAAGLAAHLSIENETNLRDVSIDQLRGMLQAEGQVLSYREAVSR; encoded by the coding sequence ATGGTCGAAAGCAAGCAGACATACGATGTCGTCGTGATCGGGGGAACACCCGGAGGCATCGCGGCAGCCATCGCAGCGGCGCGTCATGGACGATCGATCGCCCTGGTAGAACGCAACGCGCATCTAGGAGGCATGTCGACCAGTGGCTTGGGAAAAAGCGACATCGAGCATCGTGAAGTGATCGGCGGGTTGTTCCTGGAGTTCATCGGACGCATCCGCGATCACTACGTTGATCAGCTTGGCGAAGACTCCGAAGCGTACACCCTCTGCCGCGAAGGTTATTACTTTGAACCGTATTTGGCAGAGCAAGTCTTCCTTGAGATTTTGAGTGAGTTACCGAGCATTACAATCCTGACGCAGCACCAACTTCAAAGTGCCACGGCAGAAAACCAACGGGTGCAGAGCGTGCAGCTGTTGGCTCGCGAGACTGGCGAGGAGTTTGTCATTTCTGCAAGTGCTTTCGTCGATGCTACATACGAGGGCGATCTTCTGGCTGCTGCGGGGGCTGATTATCGACTCGGACGCGAAGGACGAAGTGAGTTCGGCGAGCCTCATGCCGGTGCTATTTACTTTGACTATCAGAACGGAAAGATCCTTCCCCGCAGCACAGGAGAGGCAGACGATTCTCTACCGGCCTATACCTATCGGCTATGTCTGTCCAGTGATTCTAGTAATGGTGTCCCGCTGAAGGAGCCCCCGGCGGGCTATGATCGGAACGTTTATCTTGGCTACCTGACCGACTTGGAAGAAGGCCGTTTGAGCGCGCCGAAAGTGTTCAAGGATGGATGGGGTTACTATCCCGAGCATTTCGATACGTTAGTCCGGGCTCTTTCTGTCACCGATCTTCCCAACGGCAAGGTCGACGCGAATATTAATCCGCGGCCACTTGCGTTTCCATTCGGCGAGGAAAACGCGAAGTATATCCAAGCTGATTGGCCGCAACGCGACGAGATCGCTCTGCGACATCGCCACTTGACGTTGGGGCTGTTATGGTTTTTGCAAAATGATGAAGCGGTCCCTGCTCGGCAGCGCGAAATGGCTCGAAAGTATCAATTGCCGGCCGATGAGTTCACCGACAATGGTCATTTCCCCTGGCAGCTTTACGTCCGTGAAGGGCGTCGCCTAATAGGCGAAGTAACGTTGACTGAGCGCGATGTGACGGTGACGGAAGAATCTCCGGTTACGCCAGAGTATAAAGATACGATCGCGGTGGGCGAGTTCCCGATCGATAGTTTCCCAGTTCGCAAGAAGCAACCGGGCGACGATGTGGTGCTTGAGGGTTATCTAGGCATGCTCGCACATATTACGCGTCCCTACCAAATTCCTTATCGTGTTACGATTCCTCGTGAGGTAGAAGGGCTTATTGTTCCGGTCGCCGTTTCTGCAACCCATGTGGCCTTTTCCTCGATACGTATGGAGCCAACATGGATGGCCCTAGGGCACGCCGCAGGCTTGGCCGCGCACTTGAGTATCGAGAACGAAACAAATCTTCGGGACGTTTCCATCGATCAGTTGCGTGGGATGCTGCAGGCCGAAGGACAGGTACTAAGCTACCGCGAAGCTGTTTCTCGTTGA
- a CDS encoding dihydrodipicolinate synthase family protein produces MTPSHKPTDLPSFQGIIPPIVTPLADNDHLDISGCERLVEFLIEGGVDGLFILGSSGEIASLSHNLRAKFVREICRMVNRRIPVLVGITDNSVVETVQLARAAEEAGADGVVLTTPFYYPVNQAELKTFVQSVLSETKLPLLLYNMPAMTKLSFAVETVAELAQIDQIVGIKDSSQDIEYFRRLTKLKSVRPDWTFLIGHETLLAESLAAGGTGGVNLGTNLFPKLFSDLMIAHRNRDEALMKDYQGKIDQLEAIYNIADRSLPLLPLIGVTKTALSILGVCEDRMALPHQGCTHEQRHRLTEELERLKTTLF; encoded by the coding sequence TTGACACCATCTCACAAACCGACCGACTTGCCATCTTTTCAAGGGATAATCCCACCAATCGTCACGCCGCTGGCCGACAATGACCATCTTGACATCTCCGGTTGTGAACGCCTGGTCGAATTTCTTATTGAAGGCGGAGTTGACGGCCTGTTTATTCTGGGATCGTCTGGGGAAATCGCGAGCTTAAGCCACAATCTTCGCGCCAAATTTGTTCGCGAAATATGTCGCATGGTGAATCGCCGCATCCCAGTACTCGTCGGCATCACCGATAACTCCGTTGTCGAAACGGTTCAACTTGCTCGTGCGGCGGAAGAAGCAGGAGCGGACGGAGTTGTTCTCACGACACCGTTTTACTACCCCGTAAACCAAGCGGAGCTTAAGACCTTTGTTCAGTCGGTGCTTTCCGAGACCAAGCTTCCCCTGCTTCTTTACAACATGCCGGCGATGACCAAGCTTTCGTTCGCGGTAGAGACCGTCGCGGAACTTGCACAGATCGACCAAATTGTCGGCATTAAAGACAGTAGTCAAGATATCGAGTACTTTCGTCGCCTGACCAAACTCAAGTCGGTACGGCCCGATTGGACTTTTTTAATTGGACATGAAACGCTTTTGGCAGAGTCTCTAGCGGCAGGAGGCACAGGGGGAGTCAACCTGGGAACCAATCTGTTCCCGAAGTTGTTCTCGGATTTGATGATTGCCCATCGAAATCGAGACGAAGCCCTGATGAAAGATTACCAAGGCAAGATCGACCAATTAGAGGCGATCTACAACATCGCAGATCGATCGCTTCCCCTGTTACCGCTCATTGGAGTGACGAAGACGGCCTTGTCGATTCTGGGAGTATGCGAGGATCGGATGGCCTTGCCTCACCAAGGTTGTACGCACGAACAACGTCATCGGCTGACAGAAGAACTCGAACGCTTGAAAACCACACTATTTTAA